In Lactiplantibacillus pentosus, the sequence CAGAATCTTCAAGACTGCAGCATCCGCGACCCGTTCAGTTGGAAAGACATCTTCCAATTGAAGGTTCAGCCGCTGGCACAATTGCGCCACGATTCGAATGGCAGGGGCCTTACCATTATTCTCAAACTTACTTAATGTTGCCTGGGTACATATGCCGTCTGCAAGGGCTTTTTGTGAAAGACCCAGTGCCTTGCGACGGGCGATGAAGAGCTCAATATTCATGCCATCAACGCTTCCTTTACATAGTTAAGTCATTTTTGAAATTGCTTTCATTTATTCTAATTAAAAACTTTTTATATAATTTTGTCAATATTTATACATAATCCATAGTATTCCAAAAATGTGTCTATTAAATATAAAAATATGGCAACTAAAAAATCGGTACCGCAAGCAGTAATCCAATACTCGCGGTGCCGATAAAGTTTACATTCAGGCGTGAATTGAAGCTTGATTGAAGGCTAATTGATAGGACAGGTCGGCTCAAGTTAGTCTCGCACGACGGCTTAAAAGCAGTAATGCTGCTCGGCTACTTTCTGCTAAAAGCAACTAGTCGCTCTGTGTAGCGCTCATTCAACTTACTTTTCCAAATAAGCGTCTTTGAAGTTGTAGTTGGTGCCGGAAGTATTATAAATCAGGCCCTTCAACTTCGGATTGACCATCTGAGCGATCGTATTTTGTGTTAAAGGCACGACGCCGGATTCGGTACCGATGATTTTTTCGGCGCGGCCCATCGCTTGCCACCGCGCTGAGTTGTTAGTGGCAGTTTGAGCCTGCTTGATAGCGGCGTCGTAGTCGGCATTGTTCCACTTACCAAAGTTGTAGTCGTTAGTCGATGTCAGGATGCCCAGGTCTGAGATTGGATCTGCAAAGTCCGCTTGCCAGCCCGAGATGGCGAGTTCGAAGTTGCCGGCCGTTTCACGTGCTAACCGATTTTTAAACGGCAAGGTGATGTCAGTAATCTTGAGGCCTGGTAATTCCTTTTGCCATTGCCCTTCCAGGTATTCAGCCGTTTCCTTAGTCTGGTCAACGCTGTCATGGGTGAGCGAGAGCGTCAATGATTTTTTACCGACTTCTTTGAGCCCTGCTGCCCAGAGTTGTTTAGCCTTAGCGTCATTTTGCGTTACGGCTTCTGCGACACTGTTTTCAGTGGCGAAATCTTCACCAGTCGTTGGATCGGTGGCTAAGCCCGTGGTGACGAAGCCTTTAGGTACGGTCGACCCATCGCCGAGGACGTTTTTAACGAGTTCTTGCCGATCAATGACCAGCGACATCGCCTGGCGTAACTTGGCGTTGGCCAAAGCGGGGACTTTCTTCTGATTGAATTCTAGGTAGTTCAAACGGGACGTCTTCCGAAGGACTAATTTCGGATTATTACGTTCATTTTTGACCTGCTCACCGCTCAAGGTTGCCATATCGAGCTTGTTGCTCTGGAAGAGGTTGAACCCAGTGGTCGGTGACTTGACGACTTGGTCATTGATGCGTTCGAGATAGACGTGGCGTTTGTCCCAATAATGCGGATTGCGTTTCAAGGTCCAGGTCGTATTCGTACCTTTCCAGCCGGTCATCGTAAACGGCCCGTCATAGACCATCTTGCTGGCAGTCGTCCCGTAGTCCTTGCCATAGTCTTGAACGGCGTGTTGATTTTGTGGGAAGAAGATGGCAAAGCCCATCAAAATCTTGAAGTAGGCCATCGGTTTATCCAAAGTGACAGTCAGTTTATATTTACCATCAGCTTTGATTCCCAAACTATCGACCTTCGCCTTGCCATTCGTAATCTGTTCAGCATTTTTGATGCCGGCGTATAAGTAAGCGTACTGTGAAGCGGTCTTCGGATCGATCGTCCGCCGCCAACTATAAACAAAGTCCTGTGCGGTCGCCGGGTCGCCGTTACTCCACTTGGCATTTTTACGCAAGGTGAAGGTGTAGGTCTTCTTGTCCTTCGAAACGACGGTATTGGTGGCAATCCCAGGTGTGATTTTATTATTGGCACCAATGCGGTAGAGGCCTTCCATCGTGTTATTGATCATGTTGGCACTAATGGAATCGGTCACGAGGGACGTATCTAGTGTCGTTAACTCGGAACCATTTTCGGACCAATTCAAAACTTGGCTACTAGCCATGTCTGATTTCAAATTTCCCCCATTATCTGAAGCAGTATGACTCTGACTGCAGGCTGCCAATAGTAAGCCGGATGTCGCGGCAGCGGTCGCAGTTGTTAAAACAATTTTCCATTTCATATGTGAACTCCCCCCAACTGGATGTTCACGAGGATACATTAAAGGATAATGAGAATCAATTTTTCAGCGCTAATAATTAAGGTAATTAACACGCGTTGAGCTCATTAATAATTAAAAGTACCAGTTAGCTGGATTGCTGTTCGTCAGCCGAGAGCTTCCTAATCCGACCTCCGGGGCTGGCTGACGAACAGCACACTAACTAACTCGCAACATTTCCAGCGGTCCTAAGCTGGCTGTCTTTGAACTCAAAAACGGGCTCCCACCATACTGCAGGGAGTCCGTAATTAGCGTGTATTACTGATTTTTAGAGAGAATCCTATTTGGCCATGTAAGCACTCTTGAAGTTGTAGTTGATACCGGCTGTGTTGTAGACGAGGCCCTTCAACTTTGGATTGACCATTTGAGCGACCGCGTTTTGGGATAATGGTGCGACACCTTGGTCAGTGCCCAACGTCTTGGCAGCGGTCGAAAGTGCTTGCCAGCGTTTCTTCGTGCTGGTGGTGCTGTTGGCCGTATTGATGGCACTGTCGAAGGACTTGTTCGTCCACTTACCGAAGTTGTAGTCGTTGGTCGACGTCATGATGCCTAAATCAGAGACGGGGTCAGCGAAATCGGCCTGCCAAGCAGAGATGACGAGTTGGAAGTTACCGGCCAGTTCACGAGAAATTCTGGTCTTGTATGGAACCGTGACACTCTGAACCTTCAAGCCAGGTAGTTCCTTCTCTAATTGCCCTTGAACGTATTCAGCGAGGGCCTTCATTTGGTCCGTATCGTCATGCGTCAACGTCAAAGTGACCGATTTCTTGCCCGTTTCTTCCAAGCCTTCCTTCCAAAGCTTCTTCGCCTTGGCATTGTCTTGAGTTACGGATGATTTGACCGTGTTTTCAGTCGCAAAGTCCTTGCCCGTGGTTGGGTCAGTGGCCAGACCGGTCGTGACAAAGCCCTTTGGTGTGACGGAACCGTCACCGAGCACGTCGTTAACCAGTTGTTTGCGGTTAAGCGTCAAGGACATTGCTTGCCGGATCTTCTTGTTAGCCAAGAGCTTGACCTTCTTCTGGTTAAATTCCAAGTAGTTCAATCGTGAAGACTTGCGGACGACTAACTTACTATTGTTCTTTTCGTTTTTAACTTGTTGTCCAGACAAGGTTGCCATATCCAGTTTGTTGCTCTGGAAAGAGGTTGAAGGCCGTCGTGGTTGACTTGACAACTTGGTCGTTGATCTTCGTTAGGTAAACGTGCTTTTTATCCCAATAAGCTGAGTTACGTTTCAATGCCCAAGTAGAGTTCGTCCCTTTCCAACCGGTCATCTTGAATGGCCCGTCGTAGACCATCTTGCTGGCGCTCGTCCCGTAATCCTTGCCGTATTTTTCAACCGCATGTTGATTTTGTGGGAAGAAGGAGACGAAGCCCATCAGTAATTTGAAATACTGCATTGGTTTTTCCAGGGTGACCGTCAACTTGTACTTGCCATCTGCCTTGATCCCCAGCGTACTTGGCTTGGCCTTGCCGTTAACGATCTTGTCGGCGTTCTTGATGCCAGAGTACAAGTAAGCGTATTGGGAAGCCGTCTTCGGATTGACGGTCCGTTGCCAGCCGTAAACGAAATCTTTGGCCGTGACTTGATCGCCGTTACTCCACTTGGCGTTCTTCCGCAGGGTAAACGTATAAGTCTTTTTATCTTTTGAAACGGTCGTCTTAGTGGCAATCCCAGGCGTGACCTTACTATTTTTACCGAGCCGATACAGGCCTTCCTGCGAATTGCTGATCATCGTGCCACTAACCACGTCGGTCGCAAGCGACGGGTCCAAAGTGGTCAAGTCTTGCCCGTTTTCTGACCAATTCAGAACTTGGGTGCTGGCCATCTTGGACGTCGTATTGCCGGCGTTACTAGAGCTAGATGATGATTGCCCACAACCCACTAATAGAACCCCGGTGGTTGCAGTCAGTGTCGCAACAGTTGCAAATAATTTCCATTGCATAAAATATGTACCCCCTACTCAAATAAGTATGATATGTAGATGAGAATACATTAAAAATAGATTAAAAGCAATATAAACATTTTAATGGTTAACATTATTCAGCCAAAAAAGCTAGCACGACCTGTTGGAGGCCGTGCTAGCTTAATTAAGTAAACTAACGCGGGAATATTAGGGCTGATATCAATGCCCAAAACTTTGGTAGCGACATGTCAAAAGCCTGTCGGCGCTTGATTTCTGAAAGTTACGGATAGTCATAGCTAGTCCGCATTTATGTTTGAAAACTTAGCGCATACAGGCCAGAAACTAGTCAACACCAATTCCATGATGATGCAGATTTGAGCAGGGTTAAGCAAGACGAACCATTAATCCTGTTGTAGCAACCGCACCCGAATGACTGCGGGAATCTTCGTCAGTTCGTCGATTAGTTGGGCATGTTGCGGTTGTTGTAAGTCGTCGACATCAATAATCGTATAGGCCGTTTGGTGCTTGGCAGCGTTGGCCATCGTCGTGATATTGAGGTTGGCTGCAGCCAGTTTTGCCGTGATTTGGCTCACCATGTTGGGCACGTTCTGGTGAATGATGGTAAAGCGGTAAGCGGCGTTGAATGGGACGTTTAGGTCCGGCAGATTGATGGCGGCGTGGACGTTACCGGTCTCTAAGTAAGTCATGATGGTTCGCGCGGCCTGCGTGGCACCGTTGACCTCGGCTTCTAGCGTTGAGCCACCGATATGGGGGGTGACGGTGACGTCCGGGTTGTCAGCGAGCTGCGGTTCGCCAAAGTCGGTGTAGTAGTGCGCGATGTGATGTGCGGCGATGGCTGCTAAGGCGGCGGTATTATCCACGATGCCGAGGCGTGAATAGTTGAATAACTGGACACCAGCGGGCATTGCAGCGAAAGCTTCCGCATTAAGTAAATTTAGCGTGTCCGGATTTTTAGGGACGTGGACGGTGACGAAATCGGCGTGTTTAACGGCGTCGGTCAGGGTCGCGGCCCGCTGCACTTGTTTGGCAATATTCCAGGCGGCATCGGCGGATAGGTAGGGGTCATAACCAATCACGTTCATCCCCAGATTGAGGGCGGCGTTGGCCACTAGTGAACCGACGTGGCCCAGGCCAATCACAGCCAGCGTCTTACCCGTTAATTCGGAGCCGTTAAACTGGGTCTTGTCATGCTCAGTCCGCTGAGAAACGTCCGCCTCAGTGTGCTTCGCTGAATAGTTGGCGGCGGCCATCAAATGGCGAGAAGCGACGATCAGGAGGCCGATAATCAGTTCCTTGACGGCGTTGGCGTTACTGCCGGGCGTATTGAAAACGGCGGTACCATTCGCGGTTGCTTGGTCGAGCGGAATGTTGTTGACACCGGCGCCGGCGCGAGCAATTACCTTGAGCGACGTGGGTAGTGTCTCATGGTGCAAGTTGACCGAGCGAATCAGATAGGCATCGGGCTGGTCAGACTGGTTCAGCGCGTAATCAGCGGAAAATGTGTTGAGACCGGCTGGGGCGATGGCGTTGTAAGTTTTAATTTGATACATAACTAAATTCCTCCTCGGATCGTTCGAATATTAATGATGTTGGGCTTCAAATGCGGCTAAGTAGTCAACGAGGGCTTGAACCCCGGCAACCGGCATGGCGTTATAGAGACTGGCTCGCATGCCCCCAACGGAGCGGTGGCCCTTTAGATTCAAGAGACCGTGTTGGCTGGCACCAGCGATGACGGCGGCGTCTAGTTCGGCGTTGCCGGTGACAAAGGGCACATTCATCGTTGAGCGGTCGCTGGCTTTAACGGGGTTCGTGAACAGTTGTGACTGGTCGAGAAAGTCATACAGTAGCGCGGCTTTAGCGTGATTACGTGCTGTCATGGCTGCTAAGCCACCCTGTTGTTTGAGCCACTTGAGGACGAGCCCCGCGGCATAGATTGCAAAAACGGGTGGTGTGTTGAACATCGAGTGTTTGTCAGCGAACAGTTGATAATCCAGCATGCTGGGGAGCTGTTGGGCGTGGCCAATCAGGTCCTCACGAACGATGACCAGCGTCAAACCAGCAGGGCCCAGGTTCTTCTGAGCGCCGGCAAAAATCAGGCCAAAATCACTGACGCGGTAGGATTCACCTAAAAAGTTAGAAGACATGTCGGCGACCAGTGGAATATCGCCGGTGGCTGGCAAATCGGTCGTCATGGTTCCTTCAATCGTATTGTTGGTCGTCAAATGAACGTAGTCGAGGGTTGGATCGAGTGGCTGTTCGATAGTGGGTAGCCGGTCAAAATGGGTGGCGGCGCTACTGCCGAGGACGGTGACTTTGGTGCCAACGCGTTGGGCTTCGTCGCCAGCCCGTTGTGCCCAGTGTCCGCTATCTAGCAGGCCGATGTGGTGATGGTTCGTCGCGAGGTTCAACGGAGCAGCGGTGAACTGCAAGGTCC encodes:
- a CDS encoding peptide ABC transporter substrate-binding protein — translated: MKWKIVLTTATAAATSGLLLAACSQSHTASDNGGNLKSDMASSQVLNWSENGSELTTLDTSLVTDSISANMINNTMEGLYRIGANNKITPGIATNTVVSKDKKTYTFTLRKNAKWSNGDPATAQDFVYSWRRTIDPKTASQYAYLYAGIKNAEQITNGKAKVDSLGIKADGKYKLTVTLDKPMAYFKILMGFAIFFPQNQHAVQDYGKDYGTTASKMVYDGPFTMTGWKGTNTTWTLKRNPHYWDKRHVYLERINDQVVKSPTTGFNLFQSNKLDMATLSGEQVKNERNNPKLVLRKTSRLNYLEFNQKKVPALANAKLRQAMSLVIDRQELVKNVLGDGSTVPKGFVTTGLATDPTTGEDFATENSVAEAVTQNDAKAKQLWAAGLKEVGKKSLTLSLTHDSVDQTKETAEYLEGQWQKELPGLKITDITLPFKNRLARETAGNFELAISGWQADFADPISDLGILTSTNDYNFGKWNNADYDAAIKQAQTATNNSARWQAMGRAEKIIGTESGVVPLTQNTIAQMVNPKLKGLIYNTSGTNYNFKDAYLEK
- a CDS encoding phosphoglycerate dehydrogenase, with amino-acid sequence MYQIKTYNAIAPAGLNTFSADYALNQSDQPDAYLIRSVNLHHETLPTSLKVIARAGAGVNNIPLDQATANGTAVFNTPGSNANAVKELIIGLLIVASRHLMAAANYSAKHTEADVSQRTEHDKTQFNGSELTGKTLAVIGLGHVGSLVANAALNLGMNVIGYDPYLSADAAWNIAKQVQRAATLTDAVKHADFVTVHVPKNPDTLNLLNAEAFAAMPAGVQLFNYSRLGIVDNTAALAAIAAHHIAHYYTDFGEPQLADNPDVTVTPHIGGSTLEAEVNGATQAARTIMTYLETGNVHAAINLPDLNVPFNAAYRFTIIHQNVPNMVSQITAKLAAANLNITTMANAAKHQTAYTIIDVDDLQQPQHAQLIDELTKIPAVIRVRLLQQD
- the serC gene encoding 3-phosphoserine/phosphohydroxythreonine transaminase, with the translated sequence MPIYNFSAGPAVLPQPVIAQIQAALPSFQNSGMSILEISHRSDLFEQVINDAEQDLRDLMAIPDNYRVLFFQGGGTLQFTAAPLNLATNHHHIGLLDSGHWAQRAGDEAQRVGTKVTVLGSSAATHFDRLPTIEQPLDPTLDYVHLTTNNTIEGTMTTDLPATGDIPLVADMSSNFLGESYRVSDFGLIFAGAQKNLGPAGLTLVIVREDLIGHAQQLPSMLDYQLFADKHSMFNTPPVFAIYAAGLVLKWLKQQGGLAAMTARNHAKAALLYDFLDQSQLFTNPVKASDRSTMNVPFVTGNAELDAAVIAGASQHGLLNLKGHRSVGGMRASLYNAMPVAGVQALVDYLAAFEAQHH